A genomic segment from Candidatus Rokuibacteriota bacterium encodes:
- a CDS encoding ABC transporter ATP-binding protein, with amino-acid sequence MSLLSVVGLTKRFGGVTANRNVSLEMASGELVGIIGPNGAGKSTLFDVITGFYQPDAGEIRLDGQPLTGLRPDQVSRLGVGRTFQKLRPFSGMTVLENVMVGALQRYPAVKEARTRALEILDRVGLGGKADAHARTLSTGQRKRLELARALATEPRLLLLDEVTGGVDQATIPGLVELIRELHRRGTSLVVIEHNMRVIMAMAQRIVALHLGEVIADGPPEAVMRDRRVIQAYLGEAYANSAGGFADPRAAEP; translated from the coding sequence GTGAGCCTGCTCTCGGTAGTCGGCCTCACCAAGCGCTTCGGCGGCGTGACGGCCAACCGGAACGTCTCCCTCGAGATGGCGTCGGGAGAGCTCGTCGGCATCATCGGGCCCAACGGCGCCGGCAAGTCCACCCTCTTCGACGTAATCACCGGCTTCTACCAGCCCGACGCCGGGGAGATCCGCCTCGACGGCCAGCCACTGACCGGGCTCAGGCCGGACCAGGTGAGCCGCCTCGGTGTCGGGCGGACATTCCAGAAGCTCCGTCCCTTTTCGGGAATGACGGTGCTCGAAAACGTGATGGTCGGCGCCCTCCAGAGGTATCCGGCCGTCAAAGAGGCCAGGACTCGCGCGCTCGAGATCCTGGACCGGGTAGGGTTGGGCGGCAAAGCCGATGCGCACGCCCGCACGCTCTCGACGGGGCAGCGGAAACGGCTCGAGCTCGCCCGGGCCCTGGCGACAGAGCCGAGGCTCCTGCTCCTGGACGAGGTGACCGGCGGCGTGGACCAGGCAACGATCCCCGGCCTCGTTGAGCTGATCCGGGAGCTGCACCGGCGCGGAACCTCGCTGGTAGTGATCGAGCACAACATGCGGGTCATCATGGCGATGGCCCAGCGGATCGTCGCCCTCCACCTGGGAGAGGTGATCGCTGACGGCCCGCCCGAGGCGGTCATGCGCGACCGCCGCGTCATCCAGGCGTACCTGGGCGAGGCCTATGCCAACTCGGCGGGGGGCTTCGCCGACCCTCGAGCCGCCGAACCATGA
- the sfsA gene encoding DNA/RNA nuclease SfsA, whose translation MRFPSPLIPGVVIRRYKRFLAEVRLRGGRVVTAHCPNSGSLIGCTAPGSAVLLSHHPAQGRRLTYTWEMIRVGRVWVGVNTMHPNRLVEEAIARGVIEELQGYDRIRREVRINPRSRLDLCLERGDERCYVEVKSVTLRLDGIAAFPDAVTERGTKHVKELIRLRRRGHRAALVFVVQRGDCIAFRPADEIDPVYGRWLRRAHRAGVGILAYRARVTPREITLSRRLPLVL comes from the coding sequence ATGCGCTTCCCGTCTCCCCTCATCCCGGGCGTCGTGATTCGCCGCTACAAGCGGTTCCTGGCTGAAGTACGCCTCAGGGGCGGGCGCGTGGTCACCGCCCACTGTCCCAACTCGGGGAGCCTGATCGGATGCACGGCGCCAGGGAGCGCGGTCCTTCTCTCCCATCATCCCGCCCAGGGGCGGCGCCTTACGTACACGTGGGAGATGATTCGCGTGGGGCGCGTCTGGGTCGGCGTCAACACCATGCACCCGAACCGACTCGTCGAGGAGGCGATCGCGCGCGGCGTGATCGAGGAGCTCCAGGGCTACGATCGGATCAGGCGCGAGGTGAGGATCAACCCGCGGAGCCGGCTCGACCTCTGCCTCGAGCGGGGGGACGAGCGCTGCTACGTCGAGGTGAAGAGCGTGACCCTGAGGCTCGACGGAATCGCGGCGTTCCCCGATGCGGTCACCGAGCGCGGGACGAAGCACGTGAAGGAGCTGATCCGCCTCAGGCGGCGAGGGCACCGCGCCGCGCTCGTGTTCGTCGTCCAGCGCGGCGACTGCATCGCCTTCCGCCCCGCCGACGAGATCGATCCGGTCTATGGCCGCTGGCTCCGCCGCGCCCACCGAGCAGGCGTCGGGATCCTCGCCTACCGCGCCCGGGTCACGCCGCGGGAGATCACCCTGAGCCGCCGCCTTCCCCTGGTGCTGTAG
- a CDS encoding branched-chain amino acid ABC transporter permease, protein MARPARGTTVRWLAASALLAALLAFPFVFTRPFPRHVMISIFLYAMLAQAWNILAGYCGQISLGHAVFFGIGAYTSTLLVRHAALTPWLGMLAGAAVAGLVSQAIGFPVFRLRGHYFAIATIAVGEIVQTLFINWDWAGGARGLFVPLQRPDRFVHFQFHESKQNYYFVSLAFLALALGLARLLERSRAGYYFRAIREDQEAAASLGVDVTRYKQLAMGISAMLTALGGSFYAQYILFIDPESVFPLSLSILICLIAVLGGVGTLWGPLLGAAVLVPLSEGTRVLLGGGGKALDLLIYGGLIVVIAVVQPGGLIALLRRPWGRTS, encoded by the coding sequence ATGGCCCGGCCGGCGCGCGGAACGACGGTGCGGTGGCTTGCGGCCAGCGCCCTGCTTGCAGCACTCCTCGCCTTCCCCTTCGTCTTCACCCGGCCCTTCCCCCGCCACGTCATGATCAGCATCTTCCTCTACGCCATGCTCGCGCAGGCATGGAACATCCTGGCGGGCTACTGCGGCCAGATCTCCCTCGGGCACGCGGTCTTCTTCGGCATCGGCGCCTACACCTCAACGCTCCTCGTGCGCCACGCGGCTCTCACGCCGTGGCTCGGCATGCTCGCCGGGGCCGCCGTGGCCGGCCTCGTCTCCCAGGCCATCGGCTTTCCGGTGTTCCGGCTGCGCGGCCACTACTTCGCCATCGCCACGATCGCCGTTGGCGAGATCGTCCAGACGCTGTTCATCAACTGGGACTGGGCGGGAGGTGCGCGCGGGCTGTTCGTCCCCCTCCAGCGTCCGGATCGCTTCGTCCACTTCCAGTTCCACGAGTCGAAGCAGAACTACTACTTCGTCTCACTCGCCTTCCTCGCGCTGGCCCTCGGCCTCGCACGACTCCTCGAGCGCTCCCGCGCCGGCTATTACTTCCGCGCGATCCGGGAGGACCAGGAGGCGGCGGCGAGCCTCGGGGTCGACGTGACGCGCTACAAGCAGCTCGCCATGGGGATCTCGGCGATGCTCACCGCCCTGGGCGGGAGCTTCTACGCCCAGTACATCCTCTTCATCGACCCGGAGTCAGTTTTCCCGCTCTCGCTCTCGATCCTGATCTGCCTGATCGCCGTTCTGGGCGGCGTGGGCACGCTCTGGGGGCCGCTCCTGGGCGCCGCCGTCCTGGTGCCGCTCTCTGAGGGGACGCGCGTCCTCCTGGGCGGTGGCGGGAAGGCGCTGGACCTCTTGATTTACGGCGGGCTGATCGTGGTGATCGCGGTGGTCCAGCCCGGAGGGCTGATCGCGCTGCTCCGCCGGCCGTGGGGGCGCACGTCGTGA
- a CDS encoding PIN domain-containing protein — protein sequence MPDRVLVDTSVWVDFFRNLRAPVGETISALLRRGEACYTGLIEVELYRGAKGQAELDSLDILFKTIQRLPVSDSLYRKAGQLCYRLARKGITVGTVDAMIATVALEYNCRLLSLDQHFREIQPHCQLKLIAV from the coding sequence ATGCCCGATAGGGTCCTGGTGGATACTTCGGTCTGGGTGGATTTCTTCAGGAACCTTCGAGCTCCCGTGGGTGAGACCATCTCCGCGCTCCTTCGGCGCGGCGAGGCGTGCTACACGGGCCTTATCGAGGTGGAATTGTATCGGGGAGCTAAAGGGCAGGCAGAGCTGGACTCGCTTGACATTCTGTTCAAGACGATTCAGCGTCTCCCCGTCTCCGACTCTCTCTACAGAAAAGCCGGGCAGCTCTGCTATCGTCTTGCCAGGAAGGGAATTACGGTTGGGACCGTGGACGCGATGATCGCGACGGTGGCCCTCGAATACAATTGCCGCTTGCTGTCTCTGGATCAGCACTTCAGAGAGATTCAGCCGCACTGTCAGCTCAAGCTCATCGCGGTGTGA
- a CDS encoding branched-chain amino acid ABC transporter permease: protein MTVEVLLQAAVSGLLMGFVYALIAAGLSLIFGLMEIVNFAHGEFLMLAMYTAFWSWALWRLDPLLSLPLSAAVLFLLGVLTYKGVIRWILEAPMLAQIFATFGLAVFLRSLAQFLWGVDFRLIQDPLVKGRVSLAGLYIGLPQLMASLACLAAFGFLYWFITRTETGLALQATAQDRQAASLMGIDTERMFALGWGIGAGCVGVAGSLLTTFFYIFPDVGGTFALLAYVAVALGGFGNVPATLAGGITVGLVEVLGGLLIAPAFKYAIVFLLYLVVVLWRPQGLFGKF from the coding sequence GTGACCGTCGAGGTCCTCCTCCAGGCTGCCGTCAGCGGCCTCCTGATGGGCTTCGTCTACGCCCTGATCGCCGCCGGGCTCTCGCTCATCTTCGGGCTGATGGAGATCGTCAACTTCGCCCACGGCGAGTTCCTCATGCTGGCCATGTACACGGCCTTCTGGTCGTGGGCGCTCTGGCGGCTCGACCCGCTCCTCTCGCTCCCGCTCAGCGCGGCGGTCCTGTTCCTGCTTGGGGTGCTCACTTACAAGGGCGTCATCCGCTGGATCCTCGAGGCCCCCATGCTGGCCCAGATCTTCGCCACCTTCGGCCTGGCGGTCTTCCTCCGGAGCCTGGCCCAGTTCCTCTGGGGCGTGGACTTCAGGCTGATCCAGGACCCGCTCGTGAAGGGGCGCGTCTCGCTCGCCGGGCTCTACATCGGCCTCCCCCAGCTCATGGCCAGCCTCGCCTGCCTGGCCGCCTTCGGCTTCCTCTACTGGTTCATCACCCGCACCGAGACCGGGCTCGCGCTCCAGGCGACCGCCCAGGACCGTCAGGCTGCTTCGCTCATGGGGATCGACACGGAGCGGATGTTCGCCCTGGGCTGGGGGATCGGCGCAGGCTGCGTCGGGGTCGCCGGCAGCCTCCTGACCACCTTCTTCTATATCTTCCCCGACGTGGGCGGGACCTTCGCCCTCCTGGCCTACGTCGCGGTCGCCCTGGGCGGCTTCGGAAACGTCCCTGCCACGCTGGCCGGCGGCATCACAGTCGGGCTCGTCGAGGTGCTGGGAGGCCTTCTGATCGCCCCGGCTTTCAAGTACGCGATCGTCTTCCTCCTCTACCTGGTCGTGGTCCTCTGGCGCCCGCAGGGCCTCTTCGGAAAATTCTGA
- a CDS encoding type II toxin-antitoxin system VapB family antitoxin → MRTTVNLPDDLLTEAMKLSQEKTRTATIVAALREYIRARRVERLIARRGKLEFTGHWERGRHAR, encoded by the coding sequence ATGCGAACGACCGTGAACCTTCCAGACGACCTTCTCACGGAGGCCATGAAGCTCTCCCAGGAAAAGACCCGCACGGCGACAATCGTCGCCGCGCTGCGGGAGTATATCAGAGCGCGGCGCGTCGAGCGACTGATCGCCCGTCGAGGCAAGCTGGAGTTTACTGGCCACTGGGAACGAGGCCGACATGCCCGATAG
- a CDS encoding ABC transporter ATP-binding protein → MLQAEGLNVAYGDFQVLWEARLRVDNGEIVCLLGPNGAGKSTLMNTLSGLIRPSSGQVEFRGRRIDGLAPHAIVGQGLAHVLERRRLFPHLTVRQNLWLGAYHRAAKPHRAENLEWVEGLFPFLRARARQLAHTLSGGEQQMVAIARGLMAKPVCLMIDEPFLGLAPAIVRQISDVIRQISERGITVLFIEQNVELALRLAHRGYVLESGRTILEGSARDLLQSAEVKRIFLGV, encoded by the coding sequence ATGCTCCAGGCCGAGGGGCTCAACGTCGCCTACGGGGACTTCCAGGTCTTGTGGGAGGCCCGGCTCCGCGTGGACAACGGCGAGATCGTCTGCCTCCTGGGGCCCAACGGCGCCGGCAAGTCCACGCTGATGAACACGCTCTCGGGCCTGATCCGCCCGTCGAGCGGGCAGGTGGAGTTCAGGGGACGACGGATCGACGGCCTCGCGCCCCATGCCATCGTGGGCCAGGGGCTGGCACACGTCCTGGAACGCCGACGGCTCTTCCCGCACCTCACCGTCCGCCAGAACCTCTGGCTCGGCGCGTACCACAGGGCGGCGAAGCCGCACCGCGCGGAAAACCTCGAGTGGGTGGAGGGGCTCTTCCCGTTCCTGAGGGCCCGCGCCCGCCAGCTGGCGCACACGCTCTCCGGCGGCGAGCAGCAGATGGTGGCGATCGCCCGCGGGCTCATGGCCAAACCCGTTTGCCTGATGATCGACGAGCCGTTCCTCGGGCTGGCTCCCGCAATCGTACGACAAATTTCAGACGTGATCAGGCAGATCAGCGAGCGCGGGATCACGGTGCTCTTCATCGAGCAGAATGTCGAGCTGGCCCTCCGCCTGGCCCATCGGGGGTACGTGCTCGAGAGCGGTCGCACGATCCTGGAGGGATCCGCGCGCGACCTCCTCCAGTCGGCGGAGGTCAAGCGCATCTTTCTCGGAGTCTAA